One stretch of Streptomyces sp. 135 DNA includes these proteins:
- a CDS encoding glutamine amidotransferase: MSDNSLRLVWVYPDLLSTYGDQGNALVVERRARQRGLQVERYDVRSDQPVPTSGDIYLIGGGEDRPQRLAAERLRRDGGLQRAVGNGAIVFSVCAGYQIIGNEFINDLGQREPGLGLLDVVSTRGEGERCVGDVLADMDPQLGLPPLTGFENHQGVTHVGPNARPLARVTLGRGNGTGDGTEGAYNGTVFGTYMHGPVLARNPLIADLLLKLALDVNALPPTDDRWYEALRSERINAAQQPA, from the coding sequence ATGAGCGACAACAGCCTGCGGCTGGTGTGGGTCTACCCCGACCTGCTCAGCACGTACGGCGACCAGGGCAACGCCCTGGTCGTGGAGCGCCGCGCCCGCCAGCGCGGCCTCCAGGTCGAGCGCTACGACGTGCGCAGCGACCAGCCGGTGCCCACCTCCGGCGACATCTACCTGATCGGCGGCGGTGAGGACCGCCCGCAGCGCCTCGCGGCCGAGCGGCTGCGCCGCGACGGCGGCCTCCAGCGCGCCGTGGGCAACGGCGCGATCGTCTTCTCGGTCTGCGCCGGCTACCAGATCATCGGCAACGAGTTCATCAACGACCTCGGTCAGCGCGAGCCGGGCCTCGGCCTGCTCGACGTGGTCTCCACGCGCGGCGAGGGCGAGCGCTGCGTCGGTGACGTCCTCGCCGACATGGACCCGCAGCTGGGCCTGCCCCCGCTGACGGGCTTCGAGAACCACCAGGGCGTCACGCACGTCGGCCCGAACGCGCGGCCGCTGGCCCGCGTCACCCTCGGCCGGGGCAACGGCACGGGCGACGGCACCGAGGGCGCGTACAACGGCACGGTCTTCGGCACGTACATGCACGGCCCCGTCCTCGCCCGCAACCCGCTGATCGCGGACCTGCTCCTGAAGCTGGCCCTCGATGTGAACGCGCTGCCGCCCACGGACGACCGCTGGTACGAGGCGCTGCGCTCGGAGCGCATCAACGCCGCGCAGCAGCCCGCGTAG
- a CDS encoding helix-turn-helix domain-containing protein: MNKTALRALLRERRALIAPESHGFSRPSGQGRRAPGLSQHQVDQLLHRTFGTYHRLESGNYPNPPAALLRDVARLFGLNEQEWVSLNRYALLQDPPGPLHLSSGKEIPGVWQEAVDGISHMAYVTDASWDMLAYNEPLAAMFPAGNVPSNVMRWMVLDPDGRRALMDWHSAWAPMVLPQLRAALASRPDDDTLLQIEKEVLAEPDTAELYRTGVSYPHPDGDERPLMHPQLGPGWVTMCTAQPMTAPGARLMILVYHPGELRSHERAPMLRAL; the protein is encoded by the coding sequence ATGAACAAGACGGCGCTCCGCGCTCTGCTCCGCGAACGACGCGCCCTCATTGCCCCCGAATCGCACGGCTTCTCGCGGCCGAGCGGTCAGGGACGGCGGGCTCCCGGCCTGTCACAGCACCAGGTCGATCAGTTGCTGCACCGCACCTTCGGGACGTACCACCGTCTCGAATCCGGCAATTACCCCAATCCGCCGGCGGCATTGCTCCGTGACGTCGCGCGCCTCTTCGGGCTCAATGAGCAGGAGTGGGTCTCCCTCAATCGCTACGCGCTCTTGCAGGACCCGCCGGGACCGCTGCATCTGTCGTCCGGCAAAGAGATCCCCGGGGTGTGGCAGGAGGCAGTCGACGGCATATCCCATATGGCTTATGTCACCGACGCCTCATGGGACATGCTCGCCTACAACGAACCACTGGCCGCCATGTTCCCCGCCGGCAATGTCCCCTCCAATGTGATGCGCTGGATGGTGCTCGACCCCGACGGTCGCCGGGCGCTCATGGACTGGCACTCGGCCTGGGCGCCCATGGTCCTCCCCCAGCTGCGGGCCGCGCTCGCCTCCAGGCCCGACGACGACACCCTCCTCCAGATCGAGAAGGAGGTACTCGCGGAGCCCGACACGGCCGAGCTCTACCGCACCGGCGTCTCCTATCCCCACCCGGACGGCGACGAACGCCCCCTGATGCACCCCCAACTGGGGCCGGGCTGGGTCACCATGTGCACGGCACAGCCCATGACGGCGCCCGGGGCGCGCCTGATGATCCTGGTGTACCACCCGGGTGAGCTCCGCTCCCATGAGCGCGCGCCGATGCTCCGCGCGCTCTGA
- a CDS encoding SSI family serine proteinase inhibitor, with protein MRPFTVAAAALIALGTAVPAQAADGAPTRERGFFLTVSGAENSWVRGVMLRCEPEPSGPHPQARKACEAIHRAKADFGALADDPRVCTKQFEPVTATAVGTYRDRLIVWRKTYANACEMHVDTGHVFRF; from the coding sequence ATGCGTCCGTTCACCGTCGCAGCCGCCGCGCTGATCGCCCTCGGCACGGCCGTCCCCGCCCAAGCCGCCGACGGGGCCCCCACACGGGAGCGCGGGTTCTTCCTCACCGTCTCGGGCGCCGAGAACTCCTGGGTGCGCGGCGTGATGCTGCGCTGCGAGCCCGAGCCGAGCGGCCCCCACCCGCAAGCGAGGAAGGCGTGCGAGGCGATCCACCGGGCCAAGGCGGACTTCGGCGCCCTCGCCGACGACCCGCGCGTGTGCACCAAGCAGTTCGAGCCGGTCACGGCGACCGCGGTCGGGACCTATCGGGACCGGTTGATCGTGTGGCGGAAGACGTATGCGAACGCCTGTGAGATGCATGTCGACACCGGTCACGTATTCCGGTTCTGA
- the def gene encoding peptide deformylase, which yields MRHGSIPGASGRVRPLTLLGDPVLHTACEEVTDFGPELARLVEDMFATMYAAQGVGLAANQIGVARRVFVYDCPDDDDVRHLGHVVNPRLVEADGVTVRGPEGCLSLPGLEAGTPRFDHAVVEGVDVRGEPVRVHGTGWFARCLQHECDHLEGGVYTDRVTGWRRRRVLRAAARAPWSN from the coding sequence ATGCGACACGGCTCGATCCCGGGCGCCTCGGGGCGCGTACGACCTCTGACCCTGCTCGGTGACCCCGTGCTGCACACGGCCTGCGAGGAGGTCACCGACTTCGGACCCGAACTGGCGCGCCTCGTCGAGGACATGTTCGCGACGATGTACGCGGCGCAGGGCGTGGGCCTGGCCGCGAACCAGATCGGCGTCGCGCGGCGGGTGTTCGTGTACGACTGCCCCGACGACGACGATGTCCGCCACCTGGGACACGTGGTGAACCCGAGGCTGGTCGAGGCGGACGGCGTCACCGTGCGCGGGCCCGAGGGCTGTCTGTCGCTGCCCGGCCTCGAAGCGGGCACGCCGCGCTTCGACCACGCCGTGGTCGAGGGGGTCGACGTGCGCGGGGAGCCCGTGCGGGTGCACGGGACGGGCTGGTTCGCGCGCTGCCTCCAGCACGAGTGCGACCACTTGGAGGGCGGCGTCTACACCGACCGCGTCACCGGCTGGCGGCGCCGCAGGGTGCTGCGGGCCGCCGCCAGGGCCCCCTGGAGCAACTGA
- a CDS encoding GNAT family N-acetyltransferase, whose amino-acid sequence MDHAAVLAAYDQQIRRDARSEGSGTRLERIGGVVRQTGSEHDWNGVLWADVDARTADDVIAEQVRHFTDAGREFEWKLHSYDRPADLAERLLAAGFVADPLETVMVAESDGLPAGPELPEGIRLLPVTDAAGVELMAEAHLAAFGEGDAALSEQLAKRVLAQLTETPDEIVAVVAMAGERPVCGARLEFRSGTDFAGLWGGGTAPEWRGKGIYRATVAHRARIAAERGYRYLQVDASDDSRPILARLGFATLCTTTPYVYRP is encoded by the coding sequence ATGGATCACGCAGCGGTTCTGGCCGCGTACGACCAGCAGATTCGGCGCGACGCACGGAGTGAGGGATCCGGCACGCGGCTTGAGCGGATCGGCGGCGTCGTCCGCCAGACCGGCTCGGAGCACGACTGGAACGGCGTCCTGTGGGCGGACGTCGACGCGAGGACAGCGGACGACGTGATCGCGGAGCAGGTGCGTCACTTCACGGACGCGGGACGCGAGTTCGAGTGGAAGCTGCACTCCTACGACCGCCCCGCCGATCTGGCCGAGCGGCTCCTCGCGGCCGGCTTCGTGGCCGATCCGCTGGAGACGGTGATGGTCGCCGAGTCCGACGGCCTGCCCGCCGGGCCGGAGCTGCCCGAGGGCATCCGGCTGCTCCCGGTGACCGACGCGGCGGGCGTCGAGCTCATGGCCGAGGCGCACCTCGCGGCCTTCGGCGAGGGCGACGCCGCGCTGAGCGAGCAGCTGGCCAAGCGGGTCCTCGCCCAGCTGACGGAGACGCCGGACGAGATCGTCGCGGTCGTGGCCATGGCGGGCGAGCGCCCCGTGTGCGGCGCCCGGCTGGAGTTCCGTTCCGGCACCGACTTCGCGGGCCTGTGGGGCGGCGGCACCGCTCCCGAGTGGCGCGGCAAGGGCATCTACCGCGCCACGGTGGCCCACCGCGCCCGGATCGCCGCCGAGCGCGGCTACCGCTACCTCCAGGTCGACGCCTCGGACGACAGCCGCCCGATCCTGGCACGGCTCGGCTTCGCCACGCTGTGCACCACGACGCCGTACGTGTACCGGCCGTGA
- a CDS encoding cytochrome c oxidase assembly protein, which yields MDHSGHGMNMDLPPFTLGRGLELSADPFFLIGCLLALALYGWGVVRLVRRGDKWPVGRTISFVLGILTVLLVMCTKLNDYGMVMFSVHMVQHMVISMLSPILLLLGAPITLALRGLPVAARGHKGPREWLLWVLHSRYMRIITHPAFTIPLFIASLYALYFTPIFDTLMGSKAGHIGMMVHFLAVGLIFFWPIMGVDPGPHRPGYVMRMLELFAGMPFHAFFGIALMMATEPMIGTYMHPPASLGIDALADQEAAGGIAWAFSEIPSVVVLVALLFQWRRSEDRESRRKDRAADRDGDQELEAYNAYLASLAARGR from the coding sequence ATGGATCACAGCGGGCACGGCATGAACATGGATCTGCCGCCGTTCACGCTGGGGCGAGGCCTGGAACTCTCGGCCGACCCCTTCTTCCTCATCGGCTGCCTGCTGGCCCTCGCCCTGTACGGGTGGGGCGTGGTGCGGCTCGTGCGGCGCGGCGACAAGTGGCCGGTGGGCCGCACCATCTCGTTCGTGCTCGGCATCCTGACTGTGCTCCTCGTGATGTGCACCAAGCTCAACGACTACGGCATGGTCATGTTCAGCGTGCACATGGTGCAGCACATGGTGATCAGCATGCTCTCGCCGATCCTGCTGCTGCTGGGTGCGCCGATCACGCTGGCGCTGCGCGGGCTGCCGGTCGCGGCGCGCGGCCACAAGGGGCCGCGCGAGTGGCTTCTGTGGGTGCTGCACAGCCGGTACATGCGGATCATCACGCATCCGGCGTTCACGATCCCGCTGTTCATCGCGAGCCTGTACGCGCTCTACTTCACGCCGATCTTCGACACGCTGATGGGCTCCAAGGCCGGCCACATCGGGATGATGGTGCACTTCCTCGCCGTCGGCCTGATCTTCTTCTGGCCGATCATGGGCGTCGACCCCGGCCCGCACCGGCCCGGCTATGTGATGCGGATGCTGGAGCTGTTCGCGGGCATGCCGTTCCACGCGTTCTTCGGCATCGCGCTGATGATGGCGACCGAGCCGATGATCGGCACGTACATGCATCCGCCGGCCTCGCTCGGCATCGACGCGCTGGCCGACCAGGAGGCCGCGGGCGGCATCGCCTGGGCGTTCAGCGAGATCCCCTCCGTGGTCGTCCTTGTGGCCCTGCTCTTCCAGTGGCGGCGCTCGGAGGACCGTGAGTCCCGGCGCAAGGACCGCGCCGCGGACCGCGACGGCGACCAGGAGCTGGAGGCGTACAACGCCTATCTGGCCTCACTGGCCGCACGCGGACGGTAG
- a CDS encoding acyl-CoA dehydrogenase family protein, whose product MAEFTMELNDEQKEVRDWLHGFAAEVIRPAAAEWDEREETPWPIIQEAAKLGIYSLDFYAQQFFDPTGLGIPMATEEIFWGDAGIGLSIMGTGLAAVGVLANGTEEQIGTWIPQMYGDANDVKVAAFCSSEPDAGSDVAAMRTRAVYDEAKDEWVLNGTKTWATNGGIANVHVVVAVVDPELGSKGHASFIVPPHTTGLSQGQKFKKHGIRASHTAEVVLEDVRVPGHCLLGGKDKLDERLARARERAKAGGERVKNAAMATFEASRPAVGAMAVGTARAAYEEALEYAKTRTQFGRPIIDNQGVAFQLADMRTQIDAARLLVWRASWMASTGKKFESAEGSMSKLYASEVAKKVTAQAVQILGGNGFTREYPVERMHRDAAIYTIFEGTSEIQRLVIARTLSGMPIR is encoded by the coding sequence ATGGCCGAGTTCACCATGGAGCTCAACGACGAACAGAAGGAGGTCCGGGACTGGCTCCACGGGTTCGCCGCGGAGGTGATCCGTCCCGCGGCCGCGGAGTGGGACGAGCGCGAGGAGACTCCCTGGCCCATCATCCAGGAAGCGGCCAAGCTCGGCATCTACTCCCTCGATTTCTACGCCCAGCAGTTCTTCGACCCCACGGGCCTCGGCATCCCGATGGCCACCGAGGAGATCTTCTGGGGCGACGCGGGCATCGGCCTGTCCATCATGGGCACGGGCCTGGCCGCCGTCGGCGTCCTCGCCAACGGCACCGAGGAGCAGATCGGCACCTGGATCCCACAGATGTACGGCGACGCCAACGACGTCAAGGTCGCCGCCTTCTGCTCCTCCGAGCCGGACGCGGGCTCCGACGTGGCCGCCATGCGGACCCGAGCCGTCTACGACGAGGCCAAGGACGAGTGGGTCCTCAACGGCACGAAGACCTGGGCGACCAATGGCGGCATAGCCAACGTCCACGTCGTCGTCGCGGTCGTCGACCCCGAGCTCGGCTCGAAGGGGCACGCCTCCTTCATCGTCCCGCCGCACACGACCGGCCTGTCCCAGGGCCAGAAGTTCAAGAAGCACGGCATCCGCGCCTCGCACACCGCAGAGGTGGTCCTCGAAGACGTACGCGTCCCCGGCCACTGCCTGCTCGGCGGCAAGGACAAGCTCGACGAGCGCCTCGCCCGCGCGCGGGAGCGCGCCAAGGCCGGTGGCGAGCGCGTGAAGAACGCCGCGATGGCCACCTTTGAGGCGTCCCGCCCGGCGGTCGGTGCCATGGCGGTGGGCACGGCCCGTGCCGCGTACGAGGAGGCACTGGAGTACGCCAAGACGCGTACGCAGTTCGGCCGCCCGATCATCGACAACCAGGGCGTCGCCTTCCAGCTGGCGGACATGCGGACCCAGATCGACGCCGCGCGTCTGCTGGTGTGGCGCGCCTCGTGGATGGCGAGCACCGGCAAGAAGTTCGAGTCGGCCGAGGGCTCCATGTCGAAGCTCTACGCGAGCGAGGTCGCCAAGAAGGTCACCGCCCAGGCCGTGCAGATCCTCGGCGGCAACGGCTTCACGCGTGAGTACCCGGTGGAGCGGATGCACCGGGACGCGGCGATCTACACGATCTTCGAGGGCACGAGCGAGATCCAGCGCCTGGTCATCGCGAGGACCCTGTCGGGGATGCCGATCCGCTAG
- a CDS encoding 3-oxoacyl-[acyl-carrier-protein] synthase III C-terminal domain-containing protein — MPAHVSRPRTVVGDHKVTTSEIAEDISAHHSGHPRLRAILRVVENCGVRTRNFTRPLDAPTVSGTADIGERARAAFADALTMAERAALAALDGAGLDAHDIDAIVTTHSTGWAVPNLDVHLIARLGLRPTVRRIALTTLACPGGTHCLMRAAELVAARPGSKVLVVAAEVISSVYHHSDTGIESMIYKALFGDSAAAAVVSDTPLGPGLVIDDSFEYVLPDSLDRQRGRISPDGFHFDSTKQALTAADDVLPALADWVGPEHVDFAVIHPGSLRIIQDTAALLGLDSHAARHSTDTLADDGNLGGVSILRVLERTHGGPPADGARGITVAFGPGFSMAALRCRWQS, encoded by the coding sequence ATGCCCGCTCATGTCTCCAGACCCCGGACCGTCGTCGGTGACCACAAGGTCACCACGTCGGAGATCGCCGAGGACATAAGCGCTCACCACTCCGGTCATCCCCGGCTCCGCGCGATCCTCCGTGTCGTGGAGAACTGCGGGGTGCGCACCCGCAACTTCACCCGCCCTCTCGACGCCCCGACGGTGTCCGGCACGGCCGACATCGGTGAGCGCGCCCGTGCCGCGTTCGCCGACGCCCTCACCATGGCCGAACGCGCCGCCCTCGCCGCCCTGGACGGCGCGGGCCTCGACGCGCACGACATCGACGCGATCGTCACCACGCACAGCACCGGCTGGGCCGTCCCGAACCTCGACGTCCACCTCATCGCACGGCTCGGACTGCGCCCGACGGTCCGGCGCATCGCGTTGACGACGCTGGCCTGCCCGGGCGGCACGCATTGCCTGATGCGCGCCGCCGAACTGGTCGCCGCGCGGCCCGGCAGCAAGGTTCTCGTGGTGGCGGCGGAGGTCATCTCCAGCGTCTACCACCACTCCGACACCGGCATCGAATCGATGATCTACAAGGCCCTCTTCGGGGACTCCGCAGCCGCCGCGGTCGTCTCCGACACCCCGCTGGGCCCCGGGCTCGTGATCGACGACTCCTTCGAGTACGTGCTGCCGGACAGCCTCGACCGGCAGCGTGGCCGGATCTCTCCGGACGGGTTCCACTTCGACTCGACCAAGCAGGCCCTGACCGCGGCCGACGACGTACTGCCCGCGCTCGCCGACTGGGTCGGCCCGGAGCACGTCGACTTCGCCGTCATCCACCCCGGCAGCCTGCGCATCATCCAGGACACCGCCGCCCTCCTCGGCCTCGACTCCCATGCGGCGCGGCACTCCACGGACACCCTCGCCGACGACGGGAATCTCGGCGGGGTGAGCATCCTGCGTGTCCTGGAGCGCACGCACGGAGGGCCACCCGCCGACGGCGCGCGCGGCATCACCGTGGCGTTCGGGCCCGGCTTCTCCATGGCGGCGCTGCGCTGCCGCTGGCAGTCCTGA
- a CDS encoding 6-phosphofructokinase yields the protein MRIGVLTSGGDCPGLNAVIRSVVHRAVVDHGDEVIGFHDGWKGLLECDYRKLDLDAVGGILARGGTILGSSRVQPAHLRDGVERARGHVADLGLDAIIPIGGEGTLKAARLLSDAGLPIVGVPKTIDNDIAVTDVTFGFDTAVGVATEALDRLKTTAESHQRVLIVEVMGRHTGWIALHSGMAAGAHAIVVPERPFDIEELAAKVGERFSAGKKFAIVVAAEGAKPRAGSMEFDEGGKDVYGHERFAGIARQLSLELEQRLGKEARPVILGHVQRGGTPTAYDRVLATRFGWHAVEAVHRGEFGMMTALRGTDITMVALAEAVETLKTVPDERYAEAECVL from the coding sequence ATGCGTATTGGTGTCCTGACCTCCGGCGGCGACTGCCCCGGCCTGAACGCCGTCATCCGCTCCGTCGTGCACCGCGCGGTGGTGGACCACGGTGACGAGGTCATCGGCTTCCACGACGGCTGGAAAGGCCTCCTGGAGTGCGACTACCGCAAGCTCGACCTCGACGCGGTGGGCGGCATCCTCGCCCGCGGCGGCACGATTCTCGGCTCCTCGCGCGTGCAGCCCGCCCATCTGCGGGACGGTGTGGAGCGCGCCCGGGGCCACGTCGCCGACCTGGGCCTCGACGCGATCATCCCGATCGGCGGTGAGGGCACGCTGAAGGCGGCCCGCCTGCTTTCCGACGCGGGCCTGCCGATCGTCGGCGTGCCGAAGACGATCGACAACGACATCGCGGTCACCGACGTCACCTTCGGCTTCGACACCGCCGTGGGCGTCGCGACCGAGGCCCTCGACCGGCTCAAGACCACCGCCGAGTCCCATCAGCGCGTCCTGATCGTCGAGGTCATGGGCCGTCACACGGGCTGGATCGCCCTGCACTCCGGTATGGCCGCGGGCGCGCACGCCATCGTCGTGCCCGAGCGCCCCTTCGACATCGAGGAGCTGGCCGCGAAGGTCGGCGAGCGCTTCTCGGCGGGCAAGAAGTTCGCGATCGTCGTGGCCGCCGAGGGCGCCAAGCCTCGGGCGGGCTCCATGGAGTTCGACGAGGGCGGCAAGGACGTCTACGGCCACGAGCGGTTCGCCGGCATCGCCCGCCAGCTCTCCCTCGAACTGGAGCAGCGCCTCGGCAAGGAGGCGCGCCCCGTCATCCTCGGGCACGTCCAGCGCGGCGGCACCCCCACGGCGTACGACCGCGTCCTCGCGACCCGCTTCGGCTGGCACGCCGTGGAGGCCGTGCACCGCGGCGAGTTCGGCATGATGACGGCGCTGCGCGGCACGGACATCACGATGGTGGCGCTCGCCGAGGCCGTCGAGACGCTGAAGACCGTGCCCGACGAGCGGTACGCCGAGGCGGAGTGCGTGCTGTAG
- a CDS encoding MurT ligase domain-containing protein: MSGNTDPLSPRAKLAVTAGKAAAAVSRAAGRGSGSVIGGKVALRLDPELLGRLATHLDVVLVSATNGKTTTTRLIAEALRASGPVVSNALGANMPAGITSALAGGSDARYGVIEVDEKYLAGVARDVDPKAIALLNLSRDQLDRAAETRMLAEKWREGLAGTKAVVVANADDPLVVWAASSSPNVVWVAAGQEWKDDAWSCPSCGGVMQRPGDDWFCGECGFRRPAPSWVLSGDHVLDPHGSAWPIHLQLPGRANKANATSSAAVAAVFGVPPQVALERMYQVQAVAGRYDVVQFQGRDLRLLLAKNPAGWLETFSLIDPPPTPVILSVNARGADGTDTSWLWDVDYTRLAGHPIFVLGDRKLDLAVRLEVAGLDFRVCETVDEAVQLAPPGRIETIANYTAFQDLRRRVGN, from the coding sequence ATGTCAGGCAACACGGACCCGCTGTCGCCGCGGGCCAAGCTGGCCGTGACGGCGGGCAAGGCGGCCGCGGCGGTGTCGCGCGCGGCGGGCCGCGGCAGCGGATCGGTGATCGGCGGCAAGGTCGCCCTCAGGCTCGACCCCGAGCTGCTGGGCCGCCTCGCCACACACCTGGACGTGGTCCTCGTGTCGGCCACCAACGGCAAGACGACCACCACGCGCCTGATCGCGGAGGCCCTGCGCGCCAGCGGCCCCGTGGTCTCCAACGCCCTCGGTGCGAACATGCCCGCCGGAATCACCTCGGCGCTCGCCGGCGGCTCCGACGCCAGGTACGGCGTGATCGAGGTCGACGAGAAGTACTTGGCGGGCGTCGCCCGTGACGTGGACCCGAAGGCCATCGCGCTGCTGAACCTCTCGCGCGACCAGCTGGACCGCGCCGCGGAGACCCGCATGCTCGCCGAGAAGTGGCGCGAGGGCCTGGCCGGCACCAAGGCCGTCGTCGTCGCCAACGCGGACGACCCCCTGGTCGTCTGGGCGGCCTCCTCCTCACCGAACGTGGTCTGGGTGGCCGCGGGCCAGGAGTGGAAGGACGACGCCTGGTCGTGCCCGTCCTGCGGTGGCGTCATGCAGCGCCCCGGGGACGACTGGTTCTGCGGCGAGTGCGGTTTCCGCCGCCCGGCGCCCAGCTGGGTGCTCTCCGGCGACCACGTCCTGGACCCGCACGGCTCGGCCTGGCCGATCCACCTCCAGCTGCCCGGCCGCGCGAACAAGGCCAACGCCACCTCCTCGGCCGCCGTCGCCGCCGTCTTCGGTGTGCCCCCGCAGGTCGCCCTGGAGCGGATGTACCAGGTGCAGGCCGTCGCCGGGCGCTATGACGTCGTGCAGTTCCAGGGCCGCGACCTGCGGCTGCTCCTCGCGAAGAACCCCGCGGGCTGGCTCGAGACGTTTTCGCTGATCGACCCGCCGCCGACCCCGGTGATCCTCTCCGTCAACGCCCGCGGCGCGGACGGCACCGACACCTCCTGGCTGTGGGACGTCGACTACACCCGCCTCGCCGGTCACCCGATCTTCGTGCTCGGCGACCGCAAGCTGGACCTCGCCGTGCGTCTCGAGGTCGCGGGCCTGGACTTCCGGGTCTGCGAGACCGTGGACGAGGCGGTGCAGCTGGCCCCGCCGGGACGTATCGAGACGATCGCGAACTACACCGCGTTCCAGGACCTGCGCCGCCGCGTCGGCAACTGA
- a CDS encoding TetR family transcriptional regulator, whose protein sequence is MGTTQPTDQQRSADHGQRRRELLEAADRVVLRDGPGASMNAIAAEAGITKPILYRHFGDKGGLYAALAKRHTDALLASLRAALDAPAERRERVEATLDTYLAAIEARPQVYRFLMHPSEAPSPGEQGFDVGLLSAPLLRRLGEELAEVIEERVDLGPQSAELARVWGHGIVGMMHAAGDWWLGERPCPREQLVRSLADLLWGRLAAAGNRVGGPGF, encoded by the coding sequence ATGGGGACCACACAACCGACCGATCAGCAGAGATCCGCGGACCATGGACAGCGCCGGCGGGAGCTGCTGGAGGCCGCGGACCGGGTGGTGCTCCGCGACGGCCCCGGCGCCTCCATGAACGCCATCGCCGCCGAGGCGGGCATCACCAAGCCCATCCTCTACCGCCACTTCGGCGACAAGGGCGGACTGTACGCCGCGCTCGCCAAGCGGCACACGGACGCCCTGCTCGCCTCGCTGCGCGCCGCCCTGGACGCGCCCGCCGAGCGCAGGGAGCGGGTCGAGGCGACGCTCGACACCTATCTCGCGGCGATCGAGGCACGCCCGCAGGTCTACCGGTTCCTGATGCACCCCTCCGAGGCACCCTCGCCCGGCGAGCAGGGCTTCGACGTCGGCCTGCTCTCCGCTCCCCTGCTGCGCCGCCTCGGCGAAGAGCTTGCGGAGGTCATCGAGGAGCGCGTCGACCTCGGCCCGCAGAGCGCCGAACTCGCCCGCGTCTGGGGGCACGGCATCGTCGGCATGATGCACGCGGCCGGCGACTGGTGGCTCGGCGAACGACCGTGCCCGCGCGAGCAGTTGGTGCGCAGCCTGGCGGATCTGCTCTGGGGGCGGCTGGCCGCCGCGGGCAACCGCGTCGGCGGGCCGGGGTTCTGA
- a CDS encoding lysophospholipid acyltransferase family protein, with translation MFYLLLKYVILGPLLRLMFRPRIEGLQHVPESGAAIVAGNHLSFSDHFLMPAIIKRRITFLAKAEYFTGPGLKGRLTAAFFRSAGQIPVDRSGKEAGQAAIREGLCVLRKGELLGIYPEGTRSHDGRLYKGKVGVAAMALKAEVPVIPCAMIGTFEAQPPGQKVPNLRRVTIRFGEPLDFSRYYGMDGEKAVLRAVTDEIMYAILGLSGQEYVDKYAAVVKAEEAERAAARAKESRRFPRMPLS, from the coding sequence ATGTTCTATCTACTACTCAAGTACGTGATCCTCGGCCCGCTGCTGCGGCTGATGTTCCGGCCCAGGATCGAGGGTCTGCAGCATGTGCCGGAGTCGGGCGCGGCGATCGTCGCGGGCAACCATCTGTCGTTCTCGGACCACTTCCTGATGCCCGCGATCATCAAGCGCCGCATCACCTTCCTCGCGAAGGCCGAGTACTTCACGGGCCCGGGCCTCAAGGGCCGCCTCACGGCCGCCTTCTTCCGCAGCGCCGGGCAGATCCCCGTCGACCGCTCCGGCAAGGAGGCGGGGCAGGCCGCGATCCGCGAGGGTCTGTGCGTCCTGCGCAAGGGCGAGCTGCTCGGCATCTACCCGGAGGGCACGCGCTCGCACGACGGGCGGCTGTACAAGGGCAAGGTCGGCGTCGCGGCGATGGCCCTCAAAGCGGAGGTGCCGGTGATTCCCTGCGCGATGATCGGCACCTTCGAGGCGCAGCCGCCGGGCCAGAAGGTGCCGAACCTCCGGCGCGTGACGATCCGCTTCGGCGAGCCCCTCGACTTCTCCCGCTACTACGGCATGGACGGCGAGAAGGCGGTCCTGCGGGCCGTGACCGACGAGATCATGTACGCGATCCTGGGGCTCTCCGGGCAGGAGTACGTCGACAAGTACGCGGCTGTCGTGAAGGCGGAGGAGGCCGAGCGCGCCGCGGCGAGGGCGAAGGAGTCCCGGAGGTTCCCCCGGATGCCGCTGAGCTGA